The following are encoded in a window of Synechococcus sp. PCC 7335 genomic DNA:
- a CDS encoding cell wall metabolism sensor histidine kinase WalK yields MKRLAAGFMPFRNIRVRLLTWYCLLATCTTISAIWVTRQIYCNRLDEKAEASLMREVERLRRSATPLGTRERLDAEVTDLFDQALADYVPIENEFVFTFVNGQLYRAGQPNLDWLQRQPNLLNRWSSLTVPQRQQVISPDQRLFYVAELIVGENGDRGVFVAVRDSTVAYQSGTEAMRLVLMVSVAVLGGFFVVAWTTAGRIFRPLQLMTQTARRITESDMTQRIPVQGNDEITAVATTFNAMLDRLQLAFNVQQEFLKDISHELRTPITVIQGQLEMLPYRPEKQPETIALVTSELAQMDRLVNDLTLLTKAERPDFLILKPEDLDWLTEELYLKARTLSDERNWQLETKGLYPATIDKQRFSQAVMNLVQNAVRHTQPGDTIALGSLATDGYLQFWVSDTGEGVATADQSRIFKRFARATNNNRQFEGAGLGLSIVSAIVQAHGGRIELTSKLGQGSTFTLIVPLEPLAKVSEIDRHESHPNRRGQSSHRRLPEYRAKGPRVQHSSRPRRSAG; encoded by the coding sequence ATGAAAAGATTAGCAGCCGGGTTCATGCCCTTTCGGAACATTCGTGTTCGGCTATTGACTTGGTACTGTCTACTCGCCACCTGCACAACGATATCCGCTATTTGGGTCACTCGCCAAATTTACTGCAATCGCCTAGACGAAAAAGCTGAGGCTTCTTTGATGAGGGAAGTTGAACGTTTACGGCGTTCGGCAACGCCACTAGGCACGAGAGAACGGTTAGATGCTGAGGTAACCGACCTTTTTGACCAAGCTCTGGCTGATTACGTTCCCATTGAGAATGAGTTCGTGTTTACGTTCGTCAACGGTCAGCTTTACAGGGCTGGCCAACCTAATCTTGATTGGCTACAGCGCCAACCTAATCTACTCAATCGGTGGTCTAGTCTTACTGTGCCGCAGCGCCAGCAAGTAATCAGCCCTGACCAGCGACTTTTCTATGTTGCAGAACTGATAGTTGGTGAGAATGGAGATCGCGGCGTGTTTGTTGCAGTGCGCGATTCTACAGTGGCTTATCAGTCGGGCACTGAAGCAATGAGGTTGGTGCTAATGGTTTCAGTCGCCGTGTTAGGTGGATTCTTTGTTGTTGCTTGGACAACTGCTGGACGCATTTTCAGGCCCCTACAGCTGATGACTCAAACGGCTCGTCGAATTACCGAGTCTGATATGACGCAGCGGATTCCTGTTCAGGGTAATGACGAGATCACAGCTGTCGCCACTACTTTCAACGCCATGTTGGACCGGCTCCAGCTTGCTTTTAATGTTCAGCAAGAGTTCCTCAAAGATATCAGCCATGAGCTAAGGACACCCATCACTGTGATTCAGGGCCAGCTTGAAATGCTGCCTTATCGTCCTGAAAAGCAGCCGGAAACCATCGCTCTCGTTACCAGCGAACTGGCGCAAATGGACCGTTTAGTCAATGACCTAACGCTGTTGACCAAAGCCGAGCGACCTGACTTTCTGATTCTCAAACCTGAGGATCTCGACTGGCTCACCGAAGAGCTTTATCTCAAGGCCCGCACCCTCTCTGATGAACGCAACTGGCAGTTAGAGACGAAGGGTCTCTACCCAGCTACTATCGACAAACAGAGATTTTCTCAAGCAGTGATGAATTTGGTGCAAAATGCAGTTCGCCATACCCAACCTGGAGATACAATTGCGCTGGGTTCCCTGGCTACAGACGGATATCTACAGTTTTGGGTAAGCGATACCGGCGAAGGCGTTGCGACAGCAGACCAAAGCCGGATATTTAAGCGATTCGCCCGCGCTACGAACAACAATCGTCAGTTTGAAGGCGCAGGACTGGGGCTTTCTATTGTCAGTGCTATTGTTCAAGCCCACGGTGGCCGAATTGAACTGACCAGTAAACTTGGCCAAGGCTCTACTTTTACGCTAATTGTGCCCTTGGAGCCGCTCGCAAAAGTATCAGAGATAGATAGGCATGAATCGCATCCTAATCGCCGAGGACAATCCTCACATCGTAGACTTCCTGAGTACCGGGCTAAAGGCCCACGGGT
- a CDS encoding DoxX family protein, producing MFIQKYTPLIARIFIAVIFIQTGIANAIEFADTQQQIADVGIPLSALVALCVVIFEIAGGVSLILGYKVQIGVILLLLFLVPATLVFHNPVADPAEMISFLKNLAIIGGLLMIAAHGPGPVSLERSAAKSKSLQHSEESMR from the coding sequence ATGTTTATTCAAAAGTACACGCCGCTCATAGCCAGAATCTTCATTGCCGTCATCTTTATTCAAACTGGCATTGCTAATGCGATCGAGTTCGCAGATACTCAGCAGCAAATTGCTGACGTTGGCATTCCGCTATCTGCTTTGGTAGCGCTCTGCGTAGTGATATTTGAAATAGCCGGTGGGGTCTCTTTAATTTTGGGATATAAAGTGCAAATCGGTGTAATTTTGCTATTGCTATTCTTGGTTCCTGCCACCCTAGTGTTTCATAACCCGGTTGCCGATCCTGCGGAGATGATTTCGTTTTTGAAGAATCTAGCTATCATAGGCGGGTTGCTGATGATTGCGGCCCACGGCCCTGGGCCAGTTAGCCTAGAGCGCTCGGCTGCTAAGTCTAAATCCCTTCAACATTCGGAGGAGTCGATGCGATGA
- a CDS encoding NAD(P)/FAD-dependent oxidoreductase encodes MQPTPKRKRVVVIGAGFGGMQAAQSLSKSGADILLIDRNNYNTFVPLLYQVAAAQIEPELIAYPVRTILRRAARTQFLKAEAKCIDFAHQVVETDSGSFPYDYLVIATGSRTQYLGVRGAVENAFALRTLDQAIALRNHILRRLEQASQEPDLLLRKQLLTFVIVGGGPTGVEMAGTLVELKKAMIKDYPTLSLNELRIVLVQSGDNLLGNLPDRLGRYTVRTLSRLGVTVLFEKRVSRVTSQAIEFQDGSRLPTATVVWAAGLEAEMPPVTAKPAVARKQKVRVRPTLQLISYDNVYAIGDLAHVQQQEKALAGVAPEALQQGVMIARNINRQIKGKVPKPFSYFNKGRLAIIGSYSGVGKIGPFLLTGFLPWLMWLSVHLVYLPGFRSRLLVLLSWLHGYGMGDRAIRLILPSSPLVFQDRTLSTNKLLTLAKSTILS; translated from the coding sequence ATGCAACCTACACCAAAAAGAAAGAGAGTTGTTGTCATTGGGGCAGGCTTCGGTGGTATGCAAGCGGCTCAATCGCTATCAAAAAGCGGCGCTGATATACTTTTGATAGATCGTAATAACTACAACACGTTCGTGCCGTTGTTGTATCAAGTCGCCGCTGCTCAAATTGAACCTGAGCTGATTGCTTACCCCGTTCGTACTATTCTGCGACGAGCGGCGAGAACTCAATTCCTCAAAGCTGAGGCCAAATGTATTGATTTTGCCCATCAGGTGGTCGAAACGGATAGTGGCAGTTTTCCCTATGACTACTTAGTCATCGCGACGGGCAGTCGAACGCAGTATCTAGGCGTCCGAGGCGCTGTTGAGAATGCGTTCGCTCTCAGAACGTTGGATCAGGCGATTGCCCTCCGTAACCACATTCTTCGCCGATTAGAACAAGCCTCTCAAGAGCCAGACCTGTTGCTGCGAAAACAGCTCTTAACGTTTGTCATCGTTGGTGGCGGACCGACTGGTGTTGAGATGGCAGGTACGCTCGTCGAATTGAAAAAGGCGATGATAAAAGACTATCCAACACTTTCTCTCAACGAACTACGAATTGTTCTGGTGCAATCTGGTGACAACCTGCTCGGAAACCTGCCGGATCGCTTGGGCCGCTATACGGTGCGTACGCTTAGCCGATTGGGTGTAACGGTGTTGTTTGAGAAAAGAGTGAGTCGTGTCACCTCTCAGGCTATAGAGTTTCAAGATGGATCCCGCTTGCCTACGGCAACTGTCGTATGGGCTGCTGGGCTTGAAGCTGAAATGCCCCCAGTTACCGCGAAGCCAGCAGTTGCTCGCAAACAAAAGGTCAGAGTGCGACCGACACTTCAGTTAATCAGCTATGACAATGTTTACGCGATTGGCGATCTGGCTCATGTGCAACAGCAAGAGAAGGCGCTCGCAGGAGTGGCTCCAGAAGCGTTACAGCAAGGAGTGATGATCGCCCGAAACATCAACAGACAAATAAAGGGAAAAGTCCCTAAGCCTTTCAGCTACTTCAACAAGGGTCGTTTGGCCATCATTGGTAGCTACTCGGGTGTCGGTAAAATTGGTCCCTTTCTGCTAACAGGCTTTTTACCGTGGCTGATGTGGCTCAGCGTTCATCTCGTTTATCTGCCAGGTTTTCGCAGTCGCTTGTTAGTGCTACTGAGCTGGCTGCATGGCTATGGGATGGGTGACCGCGCAATTCGCCTAATTCTTCCTAGCTCACCGCTTGTCTTTCAAGACCGCACGCTATCTACAAATAAGCTGCTGACCTTAGCTAAGTCTACCATTCTCAGCTAA